One region of Drosophila subobscura isolate 14011-0131.10 chromosome J, UCBerk_Dsub_1.0, whole genome shotgun sequence genomic DNA includes:
- the LOC117895724 gene encoding accessory gland protein Acp76A, whose product MVKVALAEIYAERESEKDAALRDEDPELDESFSELGKRLKKAKNAQFMLGSRLFLSHELPVREPSRLWNTDISTSIDFTHKVEATRSINDWLAKTLGEQKANIVKPNELDTGTKGIAISGISVTGRWLHRFESLHKTYFVTRDLTGQVAHSLCAPMMHTFNTFATMETHNARGIFIPFSYGEDMGMLVLLPRNGIETRDLLDDVQLYFNTPLSAPRDMHLFLPIFRVERDKKLGSFMQGLDIEDLLRDTKFHRSFDHNSYDKINEFKLRTVVHIQPNRPLIEMADSHSIKHDINEEVFDVNQSFAFVIKDRDTVYVAGRIEHLEGLTPKVNCSQKFTESRYRLRKLRRGKSYF is encoded by the exons ATGGTCAAAGTAGCCCTTGCCGAGATCTatgcagagagggagagtgaaaaGGATGCAGCACTACGAGACGAAGATCCCGAGCTAGATGAATCCTTCAGCGAATTGGGCAAGAGATTGAAGAAGGCCAAAAATGCACAGTTCATGCTGGGCAGTCGATTGTTTCTGTCCCACGAGCTGCCAGTGCGGGAACCGTCTAGGCTCTGGAATACTGATATTTCCACGAGCATAGACTTTACGCACAAAGTGGAAGCTACGCGGAGCATCAACGACTGGCTGGCCAAGACTTTGGGAGAGCAGAAAGCGAATATAGTGAAACCCAACGAGCTGGACACTGGCACAAAGGGGATTGCCATCAGTGGGATTTCGGTCACTGGACGATGGCTGCACCGCTTTGAGTCGCTGCACAAGACCTACTTTGTCACCAGGGATCTGACGGGGCAGGTCGCTCACTCCCTGTGTGCTCCCATGATGCACACCTTCAACACGTTTGCCACAATGGAGACACATAATGCCCGGGGCATATTCATACCCTTTAGCTACGGCGAGGACATGGgcatgctggtgctgctgccccgcaATGGCATAGAGACCAGAGATCTGCTGGACGATGTGCAGCTCTACTTCAACACTCCGCTGAGTGCACCACGGGACATGCACCTGTTTCTGCCCATCTTCAGGGtggagagagacaaaaaatTGGGTTCCTTTATGCAGGGCTTGGACATTGAAGATCTCCTAAGAGATACGAAATTTCACAGAAGCTTTGACCACAACTCGTACGACAAAATCAATGAATTCAAACTCAGGACGGTGGTGCACATTCAACCCAATCGGCCACTGA TTGAAATGGCAGACAGCCATTCCATCAAGCATGACATCAACGAGGAGGTATTCGATGTGAATCAATCCTTTGCGTTTGTCATAAAGGATCGCGACACCGTCTATGTGGCTGGCCGCATTGAACATTTGGAAGGACTAACGCCAAAAGTGAATTGTTCCCAAAAGTTTACAGAATCTCGCTATCGCTTAAGAAAGTTGAGACGGGGGAAAAGTTACTTTTAA
- the LOC117895723 gene encoding serpin B8-like, translating into MRSFKMLNKWLCFVLLLGCCCMGGEAFIVENPHMSFIAHLIRYPSEENIIVSPASFHDGLIHLLMGTRGASATEMMGVLQLNEQQLNEHLKGSVSNKTIYNSTMKMYNQLYVDRGLWLLDRYKLDIYKYFHTKVEHVDFESMDGTVDTINGWIAKKTNQKITEMLGWVSPDSKMVLVTAFEFHGEWEKPFDPNLTTKEPFETPNRSPDGIVPTALVDMMHIREKFAHRYIDAICAHAIFLPYKHENLSMVVLLPRDSTGLYYIKRNIQDVDLQALEPTEPPVEIELGLPRFQIEYGSDLSNIIKSMGIRQIFFESANFSGLTKQEKVWLNQFRHKVHILVDEGGYNASVASASVELKKKPFAKRNTEEVERFTVNHPFFFYIKDKERIYVAGIVDRIPETMQ; encoded by the exons ATGAGGTCCTTCAAAATGCTGAACAAgtggctttgttttgtgcttctgcttggctgctgctgcatgggtGGAGAGGCATTTATTGTGGAAAATCCTCACATGTCCTTCATTGCACACCTCATCAGATATCCCAGTGAGGAGAACATCATTGTGTCGCCAGCCTCATTCCACGATGGCCTCATACACCTATTAATGGGCACAAGGGGTGCAAGTGCCACCGAAATGATGGGCGTGTTGCAGCTAAACGAACAGCAACTGAATGAGCACCTAAAGGGGAGTGTCtccaacaaaacaatttacaattccacaatgaaaatgtacaatcaattgtacgtggatcgtggcctgtggctgctggaTCGCTACAAGCTGgacatttacaaatatttccatacaAAAGTGGAGCATGTGGACTTTGAGAGCATGGATGGCACCGTGGACACCATCAACGGATGGATAGCCAAGAAAACGAACCAGAAAATAACAGAAATGTTGGGCTGGGTTAGTCCCGACTCAAAGATGGTGCTGGTCACAGCCTTCGAGTTCCATGGCGAGTGGGAGAAGCCCTTCGATCCGAACCTAACCACCAAGGAGCCCTTTGAAACTCCGAATCGAAGCCCAGACGGAATTGTGCCCACAGCTCTGGTGGATATGATGCACATAAGGGAGAAGTTCGCTCACAGATACATTGATGCAATCTGTGCACACGCGATATTCCTGCCCTACAAGCACGAGAACCTCTCGATGGTCGTACTTTTGCCGAGAGATTCCACTGGCCTGTACTACATCAAGAGAAATATCCAAGACGTGGATCTGCAAGCCCTTGAGCCCACCGAACCACCTGTGGAAATTGAACTCGGCCTCCCCCGATTCCAGATTGAATACGGATCAGACTTGTCGAATATCATCAAGAGCATGGGCATTCGACAGATATTCTTTGAAAGCGCCAACTTCAGTGGTCTCACCAAACAGGAGAAAGTGTGGCTCAATCAGTTTCGACACAAGGTGCATATCCTGGTGGATGAAGGGGGCTACAATGCGTCTGTTGCCTCGGCCT CTGTGGagctgaagaagaagccaTTCGCAAAAAGAAACACCGAAGAAGTTGAACGCTTCACAGTCAATCATccgtttttcttttatatcAAAGACAAGGAGAGAATTTATGTGGCAGGAATTGTTGATAGAATACCAGAAACCATGCAATAA